Proteins encoded in a region of the Paenibacillus pedocola genome:
- a CDS encoding class I SAM-dependent methyltransferase, whose amino-acid sequence MNNNQCPICQSSNTISILTREQMPVFQNILINNSEDARQLAKGDLTILQCGSCGFVYNSSFDSSKVVYGSDYENTQSHSQYFDKYLDELVATLVNRNEVRNVNVVEIGCGKGVFLRKIVEGGENRGYGFDPSYIGSEIELEGKLKFEKRLFNEECVDIKTDVVICRHVIEHISEPLLLLRDVRSALTHSPHAKVFFETPCVEWIFKNKVMFDIFYEHCSYFSKSSLTKAFELAGFEVVNIEHIFNDQYLWLEARIAETEERPYNEPQPTNHSHITSIGFAKYELDWKKNVTDKLSRYCKKGKIAIWGAGAKGVTFLNLIDPDRYYINCVIDVNPNKVGNFVPGTGHEIIGVSDLGNEGISTIIVMNPNYFGENKLILEKLHLDIELINIEHWNV is encoded by the coding sequence GTGAACAATAATCAATGTCCGATATGCCAATCTTCAAATACGATTAGTATACTAACTCGGGAGCAGATGCCCGTTTTTCAAAATATATTGATTAATAACTCTGAGGATGCAAGGCAGCTTGCAAAAGGAGATTTGACTATTCTCCAGTGTGGAAGTTGTGGTTTTGTTTATAACAGCTCCTTTGATTCAAGTAAAGTTGTTTATGGTAGTGACTATGAAAATACTCAATCCCATTCTCAGTATTTCGACAAGTATTTAGATGAACTGGTAGCTACCCTTGTAAATAGAAATGAAGTGCGGAACGTAAATGTGGTTGAAATCGGCTGTGGAAAAGGTGTTTTTCTGAGAAAGATAGTAGAAGGTGGAGAAAATCGCGGATATGGTTTTGATCCAAGCTATATAGGATCGGAAATAGAATTAGAGGGTAAATTAAAATTTGAAAAAAGGTTATTCAATGAAGAATGCGTTGATATAAAGACCGATGTTGTTATTTGTCGGCATGTTATAGAACATATATCAGAACCATTGCTTTTGCTTAGAGATGTAAGAAGTGCACTGACCCATTCTCCCCATGCCAAAGTGTTTTTTGAAACGCCATGTGTGGAATGGATTTTTAAGAATAAAGTTATGTTTGATATTTTCTATGAGCACTGTTCATATTTTAGCAAATCTTCACTGACAAAGGCATTTGAATTAGCTGGATTTGAAGTTGTGAACATTGAGCATATTTTTAACGATCAATACTTGTGGTTAGAAGCTAGGATAGCTGAGACTGAAGAGAGACCTTATAATGAACCTCAACCCACAAATCACAGTCATATAACTAGCATCGGTTTTGCTAAGTATGAATTAGATTGGAAAAAAAACGTAACTGACAAGCTTTCGCGGTATTGTAAAAAGGGTAAAATAGCGATTTGGGGTGCTGGAGCAAAAGGTGTGACTTTTTTGAATTTAATAGATCCAGATAGATATTATATTAATTGCGTAATAGATGTCAATCCTAATAAGGTAGGGAATTTTGTACCTGGTACGGGACATGAAATAATAGGCGTTTCTGATTTGGGGAATGAAGGGATTTCTACAATAATTGTTATGAATCCTAATTATTTCGGAGAGAACAAGCTCATTCTTGAAAAACTACATTTAGATATTGAATTAATAAATATTGAACATTGGAATGTATGA
- a CDS encoding NAD-dependent epimerase/dehydratase family protein, with amino-acid sequence MKKTIIITGANGFIGRHVLNELAGREDQVYALTSSHENKINTKNITWISVDLLNENELREMFSLINSPTHLLHLAWDTTPGQYWNSASNLKWLKASMSLFDMFCSAGGERIVGIGSCAEYDLKWGICREFDTPPAYNSIYGSSKNSLHHILMSYQQSYGISCAWARVFYLYGPWEHELRLVPSVILSLLKGDQAKCSHGQQIRDYLYVKDAAKALVKLLDTQIEGPVNVGSGEPIRLLEIVYTIADILGRKELIHLNAIPAPKDEPGIVLADVERLKQDVGWNETVTLEKGLYETIEWWRLYLYGGRPSEQ; translated from the coding sequence ATGAAGAAGACCATTATTATAACGGGAGCAAACGGATTCATTGGCAGGCATGTATTAAATGAGTTGGCAGGTCGAGAAGATCAGGTATATGCGCTAACATCAAGTCATGAAAATAAAATAAACACAAAGAATATTACTTGGATTAGTGTAGATCTATTGAATGAGAACGAGCTGAGAGAAATGTTCTCTTTAATTAATTCGCCTACACATCTTTTACACCTTGCATGGGATACGACCCCAGGACAATACTGGAACTCAGCCTCAAACCTCAAATGGCTGAAAGCCAGTATGTCGTTATTTGATATGTTTTGTTCAGCAGGGGGCGAAAGAATTGTAGGAATAGGTTCATGTGCGGAATATGATTTAAAATGGGGTATTTGTAGGGAGTTCGATACTCCGCCGGCTTATAATAGCATTTATGGTTCAAGTAAAAATTCACTTCATCATATTCTCATGTCATACCAACAAAGCTATGGAATTTCATGTGCTTGGGCAAGAGTTTTCTATCTGTATGGTCCGTGGGAGCATGAGCTTCGTCTGGTTCCCTCTGTGATTTTATCTTTATTAAAAGGAGACCAGGCCAAGTGTTCTCATGGACAGCAAATTCGTGACTATCTTTACGTTAAGGATGCAGCAAAAGCATTGGTTAAACTTTTAGATACACAGATTGAAGGCCCGGTTAACGTAGGTTCAGGTGAGCCGATACGTTTGCTTGAAATTGTTTATACTATAGCAGATATCTTAGGGAGAAAAGAACTTATTCATTTGAATGCAATTCCCGCTCCAAAAGATGAACCTGGAATAGTGCTTGCTGATGTCGAAAGGTTAAAACAAGATGTTGGGTGGAATGAAACAGTAACGTTAGAAAAAGGTTTATATGAAACAATAGAGTGGTGGCGATTATATCTTTATGGAGGCAGGCCAAGTGAACAATAA
- the rfbC gene encoding dTDP-4-dehydrorhamnose 3,5-epimerase, whose product MYFVETPLSGSFVVELELLSDERGFFARSWCEEEFLAFGLASSFVQCNISYNKNKNTLRGMHYQAEPYEETKLVRCTKGSIYDVIIDIRPESLTYKQWFSIELSETNHKMLYIPKGFAHGFKTLSDNTEVFYQMGSAYNEKSSRGIMWNDPVFGVVWPEEDQLIISDKDLSYNRYLE is encoded by the coding sequence ATGTACTTTGTTGAAACGCCGTTATCGGGTTCGTTCGTGGTAGAACTGGAATTATTGTCTGATGAACGCGGCTTTTTTGCTAGATCTTGGTGCGAGGAAGAATTCTTAGCTTTTGGATTAGCGTCTTCCTTTGTGCAGTGCAACATTTCTTATAATAAAAATAAAAATACTCTTCGTGGGATGCACTATCAAGCAGAACCTTATGAAGAAACTAAACTTGTCAGATGTACGAAGGGTTCGATTTATGATGTGATTATTGATATACGGCCTGAATCATTGACCTATAAACAGTGGTTTTCTATAGAATTGTCTGAGACAAATCATAAGATGCTTTATATACCTAAGGGTTTTGCACATGGATTTAAAACTTTATCTGACAATACGGAAGTTTTTTATCAAATGGGTTCAGCGTATAATGAAAAATCCTCACGAGGAATAATGTGGAATGACCCTGTCTTTGGAGTGGTATGGCCTGAAGAAGATCAATTAATTATATCTGATAAGGATCTTAGCTATAACAGGTATTTAGAATGA
- a CDS encoding class I SAM-dependent methyltransferase yields the protein MSKGSCRFCGEELSTIFVDLGISPLANSYVESVSQKEIMYPLRTYVCEHCFLVQVEDFETPEHIFSEYAYFSSYSDSWLNHCRNYVEHMIDKFQYSSDTNVVEIASNDGYLLQYFKEKGISVLGIEPAANVAKSAIEKGIDTVVDFFGTQLANALKEKGKTADLLLGNNVLAHVPDLNDFVKGMKVLLNPQGTITMEFPHLLQLIEHNQFDTIYHEHFSYFSFTTVSKLFAQHKLSIYDVEQLETHGGSIRIYAKHSENRDLSISQAVQALLEQEASLGMGKIDIYKSFSEKAVELKREIMGLLIELKNNGNTIVGYGAPAKGNTLINYCGIDRDYLDYTVDRSPYKQGTFLPGSRIPVYSPDVLKQTKPEYVLILPWNLKEEIMEQTAFIREWGGKWIIPVPEMRVL from the coding sequence ATGTCTAAGGGAAGCTGTCGTTTTTGCGGTGAGGAACTAAGCACCATATTTGTGGATCTAGGGATTTCGCCTTTAGCTAATTCCTATGTGGAATCTGTAAGCCAGAAGGAGATTATGTATCCCTTAAGAACTTATGTCTGTGAGCATTGTTTCCTGGTTCAAGTAGAAGATTTCGAAACTCCAGAGCATATTTTTAGTGAGTATGCTTATTTTAGCAGTTATTCGGATAGTTGGTTAAACCATTGCCGTAATTATGTTGAACATATGATAGATAAATTCCAATATTCAAGTGACACGAATGTGGTGGAAATCGCCAGTAATGATGGCTATTTATTGCAGTATTTTAAGGAGAAGGGCATTTCTGTATTAGGGATCGAACCAGCAGCCAATGTTGCGAAATCTGCTATAGAAAAAGGGATCGATACTGTGGTTGATTTTTTTGGAACCCAATTAGCAAATGCCTTGAAAGAAAAAGGGAAGACAGCGGATCTCCTGCTAGGCAATAATGTGCTTGCCCATGTACCTGACCTGAATGACTTTGTTAAGGGAATGAAGGTGCTACTTAACCCTCAAGGAACTATTACGATGGAATTTCCCCATCTGCTCCAGCTTATAGAGCATAATCAGTTTGATACGATATATCATGAACATTTTTCATACTTCTCGTTTACAACAGTGAGTAAATTATTTGCACAGCATAAACTCTCCATTTACGATGTTGAACAGCTGGAGACGCATGGTGGCTCCATTCGGATTTATGCAAAACATTCAGAAAACAGAGATCTTTCTATAAGCCAAGCGGTTCAAGCATTGCTGGAACAAGAAGCTTCATTAGGTATGGGGAAAATAGACATATACAAAAGCTTCTCTGAGAAGGCCGTTGAATTAAAGAGGGAAATTATGGGGCTTCTAATAGAACTTAAAAACAATGGAAACACAATTGTAGGTTACGGGGCACCTGCTAAGGGTAACACCTTAATTAACTATTGCGGTATTGATCGGGATTATTTGGATTATACAGTCGACCGTAGCCCCTATAAGCAAGGTACCTTCCTTCCTGGTTCCAGAATCCCGGTGTATTCACCTGATGTGCTAAAACAGACAAAGCCGGAATATGTGCTAATTCTTCCGTGGAATTTGAAAGAAGAGATCATGGAACAAACGGCGTTTATACGTGAATGGGGAGGTAAATGGATAATTCCAGTACCTGAAATGAGGGTGCTCTGA
- the rfbG gene encoding CDP-glucose 4,6-dehydratase, whose protein sequence is MGFWKKKRVLITGHTGFKGSWLALWLQYLGANVFGYSNTPSVSEPNLYKLAGVGENMDSVYGNILDYELLQSFIHKVQPEFIFHLAAQPLVRESYLKPIETFSVNIMGTAHLLEVARHTESVRVVINVTTDKCYENTNSLQGFIESDPLGGADPYSASKACSEIVTSAYERSFYSNSRKLLSSARAGNVIGGGDWAADRIIPDIIRSILHKQKLNIRYPSAIRPWQHVLDCLNGYLLLAQNMGESGEKYVGSWNFGPGEASNISVAQLIEECNKHLDHPVDVLYPSLTQPYEASTLVLNSEKAARMLNWRIELPINQSIEWTMDWYLNYMSKGIQDLTLKQIRDYEKIKGEKHTL, encoded by the coding sequence GTGGGATTTTGGAAAAAAAAGAGAGTGCTAATCACAGGGCATACAGGATTTAAGGGGAGTTGGTTAGCATTATGGCTGCAGTATCTGGGGGCTAATGTTTTTGGATACAGCAATACACCCTCAGTAAGTGAACCGAATCTGTACAAGCTTGCAGGCGTAGGGGAAAATATGGATTCTGTTTATGGTAATATATTGGATTATGAACTATTGCAATCCTTTATTCATAAGGTTCAACCGGAGTTTATATTTCATCTGGCAGCCCAACCTTTAGTGCGGGAATCATATCTAAAACCCATTGAAACATTCTCGGTTAATATTATGGGAACAGCTCATTTGTTAGAGGTGGCCAGGCATACGGAATCTGTACGGGTTGTTATCAATGTGACTACAGATAAGTGTTATGAGAATACTAACTCGTTACAGGGATTTATTGAGAGTGACCCCCTTGGAGGAGCAGATCCTTATAGTGCCAGTAAGGCCTGTTCGGAGATCGTTACTTCCGCCTACGAACGGTCATTTTATTCGAATAGCAGAAAACTATTGTCTTCTGCCAGAGCAGGCAATGTTATAGGCGGGGGAGATTGGGCGGCAGATCGGATTATTCCCGATATCATCCGCTCTATACTCCATAAACAAAAATTAAATATCAGATATCCTAGTGCCATACGGCCTTGGCAACATGTGTTGGATTGTCTTAATGGATATTTACTGCTGGCTCAAAACATGGGAGAATCCGGAGAAAAGTATGTCGGCTCCTGGAATTTTGGTCCTGGCGAAGCTTCAAATATATCTGTTGCCCAGCTTATTGAAGAATGTAATAAGCATCTGGATCATCCTGTGGATGTCCTATATCCTTCCCTTACTCAGCCCTATGAAGCTTCAACTCTTGTGTTAAATAGTGAGAAGGCTGCACGTATGCTGAATTGGAGAATTGAACTGCCGATAAACCAGTCTATTGAATGGACAATGGACTGGTACTTAAATTATATGAGTAAGGGTATTCAAGATTTGACGTTAAAACAAATTCGTGATTACGAAAAGATAAAAGGTGAAAAACACACCTTATGA
- the rfbF gene encoding glucose-1-phosphate cytidylyltransferase has product MKAVILAGGLGTRLSEETVVKPKPMVEIGGAPMLWHIMKVYSSYGINEFIVCLGYKGYLIKEFFANYYLHTSDVTFDFRTNEMEIHKNKSESWKVTLVDTGEHTLTGGRLKRVQQYIGDSSFCFTYGDGLSDVNITELIDFHQRRKKSATVTVVRPPGRFGAFEFHDNEIIGFQEKPMGDGNWINGGFFVLEPQVFDLISGDDTIWEEGPMEKLAKSGELAAFMHDGFWQPMDTLRDKNKLEELWDTGFAPWKVW; this is encoded by the coding sequence ATGAAAGCAGTGATATTGGCTGGGGGCTTGGGAACAAGATTAAGCGAAGAGACAGTAGTGAAGCCAAAACCCATGGTTGAGATCGGTGGTGCTCCCATGCTCTGGCATATCATGAAGGTATATTCTAGCTACGGAATTAATGAGTTTATTGTATGTTTAGGATACAAGGGGTATTTAATTAAGGAGTTTTTTGCCAATTATTATCTGCATACTTCGGATGTTACATTCGATTTCAGAACAAATGAGATGGAAATTCATAAAAATAAATCAGAGTCATGGAAGGTGACCTTAGTAGACACAGGGGAACACACATTAACCGGAGGAAGATTAAAGCGGGTACAACAATATATTGGGGATAGCTCTTTCTGTTTCACGTATGGAGATGGGTTGTCTGATGTTAACATAACTGAGCTTATAGACTTTCATCAGCGGAGAAAGAAATCGGCGACTGTAACTGTAGTCCGTCCACCAGGCAGGTTCGGTGCATTTGAGTTTCATGATAATGAAATCATTGGATTTCAGGAGAAACCGATGGGAGACGGCAACTGGATTAATGGCGGTTTTTTTGTTTTGGAGCCGCAGGTCTTTGACTTAATAAGTGGAGATGACACCATTTGGGAAGAAGGGCCAATGGAAAAGTTAGCGAAATCAGGAGAACTTGCAGCTTTTATGCATGATGGATTCTGGCAACCGATGGATACATTAAGGGATAAGAACAAGCTGGAAGAGTTGTGGGATACAGGCTTTGCTCCCTGGAAGGTGTGGTAA
- a CDS encoding glycosyltransferase has translation MIKERIQELIQIGSLDEAKKLLSELKPDGSVIENIEICTMKAAIAVAEDNLQEAEDELWRGLLIDSEFVDILFNLGYVYKLRNNIIQSNYFFAKAKEVAQNAELVNVIEQLVDDNRKLISLTEQPLVSIVVLAYNKLEYTKLCIDSILQYTQNVNYELILVNNGSTDGTKDYFNSLPNAKPLHLIKNVGVTNGFNEGMKAAEGKYTACVCNDFIFTPRWLDNLLVCIESDERIGYVSPGASMISNMQQINGDYNNIEEMIQFANKYNHSDPRKWEERVRLLPCVLMVRTELLRQIGYYDPSFYYGEFADDDISFRIRRAGYKLVYCKDTFTYHFGSVTVRDDQINNNSLNVSRDIFIRKYNLDSWSDAIMNPLLLNEFSVKLSMLNPTILGINAKCGGNPLQLKNMLKYKGIQNTEITNYCLEDKYLEDIKTVSDYYFKGNVNEISTHLLNRSFDYILFEYDATKLDNTSHVFEVLTGMLNKGGQLGMSLSFPEFDELACKKIISSFTNRGLSISYYNVLQMKESAVDFDIIVRKDV, from the coding sequence ATGATAAAGGAAAGAATTCAAGAACTCATTCAAATAGGTAGCCTCGATGAGGCAAAAAAATTATTATCTGAATTAAAACCTGATGGATCAGTGATTGAAAATATTGAGATTTGTACCATGAAAGCAGCGATAGCCGTAGCTGAGGATAACTTACAAGAGGCGGAAGATGAATTGTGGAGAGGATTGCTGATTGATTCAGAATTTGTAGATATTCTTTTCAACCTTGGGTATGTTTACAAATTACGTAATAATATAATTCAATCCAACTACTTTTTTGCTAAAGCAAAAGAGGTAGCACAAAATGCTGAATTAGTAAATGTGATAGAACAACTGGTCGATGACAATAGAAAACTCATTTCATTAACTGAACAACCACTCGTCAGTATAGTAGTATTAGCATATAACAAATTAGAATATACTAAATTATGTATAGATAGTATATTGCAATATACACAAAATGTTAACTATGAACTGATCTTAGTGAATAACGGCTCAACAGATGGAACTAAGGATTACTTCAATAGCTTACCAAATGCCAAACCACTGCATTTAATAAAAAATGTAGGGGTTACTAACGGCTTTAATGAAGGGATGAAAGCGGCAGAAGGTAAATATACTGCATGTGTATGTAACGACTTTATTTTTACTCCGCGTTGGCTGGATAATCTATTGGTATGTATAGAATCTGATGAGAGAATTGGTTACGTATCTCCTGGTGCAAGTATGATCAGCAATATGCAGCAAATTAATGGCGATTACAATAATATTGAAGAGATGATTCAATTTGCAAATAAATATAACCACTCTGATCCACGTAAATGGGAGGAACGTGTAAGACTTCTTCCTTGCGTGTTAATGGTAAGAACAGAATTGCTTAGACAAATAGGTTACTATGATCCGTCATTTTATTACGGAGAATTTGCTGATGATGATATCAGCTTCCGAATTCGAAGAGCGGGATACAAGTTGGTATATTGCAAGGATACATTCACATATCACTTTGGCTCAGTTACGGTTCGAGATGATCAGATTAATAATAACTCACTAAATGTTAGTAGAGACATATTCATTCGAAAATACAATTTAGACTCGTGGTCGGATGCGATAATGAATCCCCTACTTCTTAATGAATTTTCGGTTAAATTGTCCATGTTAAATCCAACAATTTTAGGGATAAATGCTAAGTGTGGGGGGAACCCTTTGCAATTAAAAAACATGCTAAAGTACAAAGGGATCCAAAATACAGAAATCACTAACTATTGCTTGGAAGATAAATACTTGGAGGATATAAAGACGGTTTCGGATTATTATTTTAAAGGAAATGTAAATGAAATTAGTACTCATTTGCTTAACAGGAGCTTTGATTATATTCTATTCGAATACGATGCTACCAAGTTGGATAATACTTCTCATGTATTTGAAGTGCTGACAGGTATGCTCAATAAAGGCGGGCAGTTAGGAATGAGTCTGAGCTTTCCTGAATTTGATGAATTAGCCTGTAAAAAGATAATCAGCTCATTTACAAACCGGGGGTTATCAATTTCATACTACAACGTCTTACAGATGAAAGAATCTGCTGTAGATTTTGATATAATCGTTCGAAAGGATGTATAG
- a CDS encoding glycosyltransferase — protein MNKTVSLCMIVKNEEKTLARSLESVSNKVDEIIIVDTGSEDATLDIAARFTSKIYHFQWTGSFSEARNHSIQQATCDYIVIMDADEYLDEKSDIYKEIVSDADYYLLKIKNYISYAQTFTHKAVRLFKNNDKLYFESHLHEHINVLDKRYTFVGGDADLLLHHTGYNKETIGEKDKLQRNLPIMIKAVNENPNGYNLFNMGRTYVALGETEKAVKLFQQAYPLSKDKAFLPDLLSFLASSLGKLDKHEDGLRIIEDALQLFPSDSEMRYVQGQMLLEAGYLEEAILSFKKCLLIGDQTEGTMISEGSGGYKARFMLAEIYDKQRQITQSYEETVQVLREKKTYSPALKKYFEIVTKANLPVEEVYHNIEIIYNVQNINDLRLLLDTLYVLRHPLLSKYVGKFNIEPPPHIIAVALQYDKKYEQAREQWSDITEYPVEAGEDLLLLSVILKDPALFHRARPLLNLSNRESDVLICLVNRQDSSNARLTTGLQKLLIEVCRHLIILQEFEIFESVLGLLLKGSIETKYNICLILADYSFTEVAIDILIKLYDEQPNNIKVITLLGDLCFQSNYLEDAHLFYTKLMDLKPVYSTYERCYQCYQKKNDIKGMDIMKNTIRQKFPVATWAAAT, from the coding sequence ATGAATAAAACAGTATCATTATGTATGATTGTGAAAAATGAAGAAAAAACACTTGCACGAAGTCTGGAAAGTGTCAGTAATAAGGTAGATGAAATCATTATTGTAGATACTGGTTCCGAAGATGCGACCCTAGACATTGCAGCGCGTTTTACCTCGAAGATATACCATTTTCAATGGACAGGTAGTTTCTCTGAAGCCAGAAATCATAGTATTCAACAAGCAACCTGTGATTATATTGTTATCATGGATGCGGATGAATATCTGGACGAGAAATCTGATATTTATAAGGAAATTGTGTCAGATGCGGATTATTACTTATTAAAAATTAAAAATTATATATCCTATGCGCAAACCTTTACACATAAAGCGGTAAGGTTATTTAAGAATAATGATAAGCTTTATTTCGAGAGTCATCTTCATGAACATATTAATGTATTGGATAAACGTTATACTTTCGTTGGAGGAGATGCGGATCTGCTCCTTCACCATACGGGCTACAACAAAGAGACGATAGGAGAGAAGGATAAACTGCAAAGAAATCTTCCTATCATGATTAAAGCTGTTAATGAGAATCCTAATGGATACAATTTGTTTAATATGGGGAGAACTTATGTAGCTCTTGGTGAGACAGAGAAAGCGGTTAAATTGTTTCAACAAGCCTACCCTTTGAGTAAAGATAAAGCATTTTTGCCGGATCTGCTGTCCTTTCTTGCTTCGAGTCTGGGGAAGTTGGATAAGCATGAAGATGGTTTAAGAATCATAGAGGATGCTCTTCAGCTATTTCCTTCAGACTCTGAAATGCGTTATGTTCAAGGACAAATGCTCTTGGAAGCCGGTTATCTGGAAGAAGCGATATTATCGTTCAAGAAGTGTCTCCTCATTGGGGATCAAACAGAAGGAACGATGATATCTGAAGGTTCAGGTGGTTATAAAGCCCGGTTTATGCTGGCTGAAATATATGACAAGCAAAGACAAATAACTCAAAGCTATGAAGAAACCGTTCAGGTCCTACGAGAAAAGAAAACGTACTCTCCGGCTTTGAAAAAGTATTTTGAAATCGTAACGAAAGCAAATCTCCCTGTTGAGGAGGTTTATCACAATATAGAGATCATATATAATGTTCAGAATATTAATGACTTAAGGCTGTTGCTGGATACCCTATACGTCTTGAGGCACCCGTTGCTTAGTAAATATGTAGGGAAATTTAATATCGAACCACCACCTCATATTATCGCGGTAGCTTTACAATATGATAAGAAATATGAGCAGGCACGTGAACAATGGTCTGATATTACCGAATATCCTGTTGAAGCGGGAGAAGATCTGCTTCTGCTTTCTGTTATTCTTAAGGATCCTGCCCTCTTTCATAGAGCGCGTCCACTTTTGAATTTAAGCAACAGAGAGAGTGACGTGCTAATATGTTTAGTCAACAGACAAGATAGTTCCAATGCTCGATTAACTACAGGTTTACAAAAACTGCTTATTGAAGTTTGCCGTCATCTTATCATACTGCAGGAATTTGAAATCTTTGAAAGTGTGTTAGGGCTCCTTTTGAAGGGAAGCATAGAAACGAAGTACAACATATGTCTTATACTCGCGGATTATAGTTTTACAGAGGTAGCAATTGATATTTTGATCAAGCTATATGACGAACAACCAAATAATATAAAGGTTATTACATTACTTGGTGATCTTTGTTTTCAAAGTAACTATCTCGAAGATGCTCATTTATTCTATACCAAACTCATGGACTTAAAACCTGTCTATAGCACTTATGAGCGCTGTTACCAATGTTATCAAAAGAAAAATGATATTAAAGGCATGGATATAATGAAAAATACAATTAGGCAAAAATTCCCAGTAGCAACATGGGCGGCTGCTACCTAA
- a CDS encoding tetratricopeptide repeat-containing glycosyltransferase family 2 protein, producing MLSLAMIVKNESEKIGRCLQSVRSIVDEIVVVDTGSTDNTKQIASSFGARIFDFSWGDDFSAARNYALEQCNGDWILVLDADDRITKASREEIDDFICNNDAIGRIRITNSFDFDGELRESQANVTRLFPKGSFYTGKIHEQIVSDLPRKNAPIEVYHDGYFKSEKYKRNIRMLEVELEQNPNDPYILYQLGKEYRIIKEYVKAEMFLTRCYKAISNNDGYKPQLVIEYLYTILGLKDFEQGLNLIEEESHYLSDFSDFHFVSGLFYMELVFSNTHKYFKYFPLIEESYLKCLSIGDTDKYESVRGTGSFLAAYNLAVYYETTGDLGKARTYYGISVEYNYMLAQQRLGIINKTKGLT from the coding sequence ATGTTATCTTTAGCTATGATTGTAAAAAATGAATCGGAAAAAATTGGGAGATGCCTGCAAAGCGTGCGATCTATTGTTGATGAGATCGTAGTCGTTGATACGGGTTCTACAGATAATACTAAGCAGATTGCAAGCAGCTTTGGAGCGCGAATATTTGATTTCAGTTGGGGAGATGATTTCTCAGCGGCAAGAAACTATGCATTGGAGCAGTGTAATGGAGACTGGATATTGGTCCTGGATGCAGATGATCGTATTACAAAAGCGTCACGTGAAGAAATTGACGATTTCATATGTAATAATGATGCAATAGGCCGAATCAGAATTACTAACAGTTTTGATTTTGATGGAGAGCTAAGAGAATCACAGGCTAATGTGACCCGGTTATTTCCTAAAGGCTCATTCTATACAGGGAAAATACATGAGCAGATTGTTTCCGATCTTCCAAGAAAAAATGCGCCAATTGAAGTGTATCATGACGGATATTTTAAGTCTGAGAAGTACAAGCGTAATATAAGAATGCTCGAAGTTGAGTTGGAGCAAAATCCCAATGACCCTTATATACTTTACCAACTAGGCAAAGAGTATCGGATTATAAAAGAATATGTTAAAGCTGAGATGTTCCTAACAAGATGTTACAAGGCAATCTCGAATAATGACGGATATAAACCTCAATTGGTGATTGAGTATTTGTATACAATATTAGGACTGAAGGACTTTGAACAAGGGCTTAATCTAATTGAAGAAGAATCACATTACTTAAGTGACTTTTCAGATTTCCATTTTGTCAGCGGGTTGTTTTATATGGAGCTGGTTTTTAGTAATACACATAAGTATTTTAAATATTTCCCGCTAATCGAAGAATCATATTTGAAATGTCTTTCCATAGGAGATACCGATAAATACGAAAGCGTTAGAGGAACAGGAAGCTTCTTGGCGGCCTATAATCTTGCTGTATACTATGAAACTACCGGTGATCTGGGCAAAGCAAGAACATATTATGGGATTTCAGTTGAATATAATTACATGTTGGCTCAACAGCGCCTGGGTATCATCAATAAAACTAAGGGCCTAACTTAA